Proteins encoded by one window of Streptococcus suis S735:
- a CDS encoding transglutaminase domain-containing protein, with protein sequence MIPIQQHGKRWLILTLTLSTSVLALASIGTSQPVVFADENSHLQSPKNTNKIEVLNWEAFSKKLKDYSSDQRQFHVLKLGFENRLGTLSTREELEEFGKNNNFLAINGKVTQNIHDFPHILVMNKGDVIAHNEEDYHNQMRELRFSGNGDLHNSMEPKRIHALFKIELDSNKRQLLNAAGLGTAENSLKNINGMTIYSHGLTVDNKYYEDYSKYTHNSVKNINVTKERFIANDDLIHKLIESSEAMKQSSERDKVKAFVQYVANHTTYDWEAANKAVQNYADINYYLGSDLFAVTERQKAMCVGFSTTAARAFNMLGLPAYVVVGKNAEGVPHATARVYYDKKWHTIDGTGFITGNKHQRSAKYSEKHFSTIGEDSYDVVEAGQEPKAERNYMIIDSNYESWAMKQKTADLLLFNKEKSLVGLDYIAYVEPTYITENKKNHLLDIYKALKRKVEETKATDKDDKDDKQEGYDRVLQFVNSDIDKLSALSKITEEEFKALENSMDLARVFLGQMNAKAGKEFSEGETYQSYLKNRQKNNTNSDDDRNRNELQENQANSDEVSQNSKDASAPSVNSAQQSEELEGTPSTQETISAAPSQQTPAAPKALQAKTELEDKTETSSLGNTEMVSPSSETAQNTVDSKEESDAKLPYVEPSSKESSEAQVNTVSSPQVSSASPTSSETISTDTVTASQEKAESRVSAPQVISASQTSPETNSAEVVTTSQEVAKAPVSAPQVSSEIQTLSETAPTEVATEAPELSALESNPAPQTSLETTPTEEVTETPEPSVVESNSASPTSPETNSAEAVTTSQEMAEPSVSVPQVSSEIPTSSETAPAEVATEVSEESSSASQPSPETTPTETVTTSQEVAEAPVSAPQVSSEIPTSPETASTEVVVAKQEVADSPVSAPQVISEIPTSSETAPAEVATEVTEPSVVASSSASPTSPEANSTEVVVAKQEVADPLVSAPQTSSASLTLEVPKNEHLDEKADATTPNGVEANTHEAVSVPTSDIRVQDAGSDTVPQPYSLSATLFEEAISTVEPVGVATSSQERSAVAGKVKVPTSLERSNNSVEEEKVVDSNATIENREPEKKEILTSENVLNSLVTIWVALSTSFFMRYFSRGK encoded by the coding sequence ATGATTCCAATTCAACAGCATGGTAAGCGCTGGCTTATTTTGACACTTACCCTTTCTACTTCGGTTCTTGCGCTTGCATCTATCGGAACATCACAACCGGTTGTTTTTGCAGATGAAAACTCACATTTACAATCGCCAAAAAACACCAATAAAATAGAGGTTCTGAACTGGGAAGCATTTTCTAAAAAATTGAAAGACTACTCCTCGGACCAACGACAATTTCATGTTTTGAAATTAGGATTTGAAAATCGACTGGGAACATTATCAACTCGGGAAGAATTGGAAGAATTTGGTAAAAACAACAATTTTTTGGCAATCAATGGTAAAGTTACTCAAAATATTCATGACTTTCCACATATCCTTGTTATGAACAAGGGTGATGTTATTGCTCATAATGAGGAAGATTATCATAATCAGATGAGAGAGTTGAGGTTTTCGGGAAATGGCGACTTACATAATAGTATGGAGCCAAAACGGATTCATGCACTATTTAAGATTGAGCTTGACTCCAATAAACGGCAGTTATTAAATGCTGCGGGTCTAGGAACTGCTGAGAATAGTTTGAAAAATATTAATGGAATGACTATTTACTCGCATGGTCTTACAGTTGATAATAAGTACTATGAGGATTATAGTAAATATACTCATAATTCAGTTAAAAATATAAACGTTACCAAAGAGCGTTTTATAGCAAATGATGACTTGATTCATAAGTTGATAGAGTCCTCAGAAGCTATGAAGCAATCAAGTGAACGCGATAAAGTTAAGGCATTTGTTCAGTATGTTGCCAATCATACAACATATGATTGGGAAGCTGCTAATAAGGCTGTTCAAAATTATGCAGACATCAATTACTACTTAGGATCAGATTTGTTCGCGGTTACTGAACGTCAGAAAGCGATGTGTGTAGGTTTCAGCACTACTGCGGCCCGTGCATTTAATATGTTAGGGCTTCCTGCTTATGTTGTTGTTGGGAAAAATGCAGAAGGTGTCCCGCATGCTACAGCGCGTGTTTATTATGATAAAAAGTGGCACACCATTGACGGTACAGGTTTTATTACAGGGAATAAGCATCAGCGCTCAGCTAAATATAGCGAGAAACACTTTTCTACTATTGGTGAGGATAGTTATGATGTTGTTGAGGCAGGACAGGAGCCTAAGGCGGAGCGTAACTACATGATTATTGATAGTAATTATGAGAGTTGGGCTATGAAACAAAAAACAGCAGATTTACTGTTGTTCAACAAAGAAAAGTCCTTGGTTGGTTTGGATTATATTGCATATGTTGAGCCAACTTATATAACAGAAAATAAGAAAAATCATTTGCTAGATATCTATAAAGCTTTGAAACGTAAAGTAGAAGAAACGAAAGCAACGGATAAAGACGATAAAGATGATAAACAAGAGGGGTATGATCGTGTTTTACAATTTGTCAATTCTGATATTGATAAATTGAGTGCTCTCTCCAAGATTACAGAAGAAGAATTTAAAGCACTCGAAAATTCAATGGATTTAGCTCGAGTGTTCTTGGGGCAAATGAATGCGAAGGCTGGAAAAGAATTTTCGGAAGGAGAAACTTATCAAAGTTATCTAAAGAATCGTCAGAAAAATAACACAAATTCTGATGATGATAGAAACCGAAATGAATTGCAAGAAAACCAAGCTAATTCTGATGAAGTCAGCCAAAATTCCAAGGATGCTTCGGCTCCAAGTGTTAATTCTGCACAGCAATCTGAGGAGCTTGAAGGAACTCCTTCAACACAGGAAACAATCTCAGCTGCTCCTTCTCAACAAACACCAGCAGCTCCTAAGGCACTACAAGCTAAAACTGAGTTAGAGGATAAAACAGAGACTTCATCTTTAGGAAATACAGAGATGGTTTCACCGAGTTCAGAAACAGCTCAGAATACAGTTGATTCTAAGGAAGAAAGTGATGCTAAATTACCATATGTTGAGCCTTCATCCAAAGAATCGAGTGAAGCGCAGGTTAATACAGTTTCCTCTCCACAAGTAAGTTCTGCATCCCCAACTTCATCAGAAACTATTTCTACAGATACGGTAACAGCTAGTCAAGAAAAAGCTGAATCACGGGTTTCTGCCCCACAAGTAATTTCAGCATCTCAAACTTCACCGGAAACTAATTCTGCCGAGGTGGTAACAACTAGTCAAGAAGTAGCTAAAGCACCGGTTTCTGCTCCACAAGTAAGTTCTGAAATCCAAACTTTATCAGAAACAGCTCCTACAGAGGTGGCAACAGAAGCACCGGAATTAAGTGCACTTGAGAGTAATCCAGCACCTCAAACTTCATTGGAAACAACTCCTACAGAGGAGGTAACAGAAACACCGGAACCAAGTGTAGTTGAGAGTAATTCAGCATCCCCAACTTCACCGGAAACTAATTCTGCAGAGGCAGTAACAACTAGTCAAGAAATGGCTGAACCTTCGGTTTCTGTTCCACAAGTAAGTTCTGAAATCCCAACTTCATCAGAAACAGCTCCAGCAGAAGTGGCAACAGAAGTATCGGAAGAGAGTAGTTCAGCATCTCAACCTTCACCGGAAACAACTCCTACAGAGACGGTAACAACTAGTCAAGAAGTAGCTGAAGCACCGGTTTCTGCTCCACAAGTAAGTTCTGAAATCCCAACTTCACCGGAAACAGCTTCTACAGAGGTGGTGGTAGCTAAACAAGAAGTAGCTGACTCACCGGTTTCAGCTCCACAAGTAATTTCTGAAATCCCAACTTCATCAGAAACAGCTCCAGCAGAAGTGGCAACAGAAGTAACAGAACCAAGTGTAGTTGCGAGTAGTTCAGCATCCCCAACTTCACCGGAAGCTAATTCTACAGAGGTGGTGGTAGCTAAACAAGAAGTAGCTGACCCACTGGTTTCTGCTCCACAAACAAGTTCTGCTTCACTTACTTTAGAGGTTCCTAAAAATGAACATTTAGACGAGAAAGCAGATGCAACTACGCCAAATGGAGTTGAAGCAAATACTCATGAGGCAGTTTCTGTTCCGACATCAGATATTCGTGTTCAAGATGCTGGTTCAGACACGGTGCCTCAACCTTACTCTTTATCTGCGACATTGTTTGAAGAAGCAATTTCAACAGTTGAGCCTGTAGGTGTTGCAACTTCTTCTCAAGAGAGAAGTGCAGTAGCTGGCAAGGTGAAAGTGCCTACCTCTCTTGAACGTAGTAACAATTCTGTTGAGGAAGAAAAAGTGGTCGATTCAAATGCAACAATTGAGAATCGAGAGCCAGAGAAAAAAGAGATCCTTACTTCGGAAAATGTACTTAACAGCTTAGTAACAATTTGGGTAGCTTTATCTACTAGTTTCTTCATGAGATATTTTTCTCGAGGAAAATAA
- the secA gene encoding preprotein translocase subunit SecA — MVTNVLRSLIENDKGELRKLEKMADKVFSYADEMEALTDEQLQAKTAEFKERYNNGESLDDLLYEAYAVVREGARRVLGLYPYKVQVMGGIVLHNGDVPEMRTGEGKTLTATMPVYLNALSGQGVHVVTVNEYLSTRDATEMGELYSWLGLSVGINLAAKSPLEKREAYNCDITYSTNSEIGFDYLRDNMVVRAEDMVQRPLNYALVDEVDSILIDEARTPLIVSGAQGSETNQLYFLADNLVKSLTTEDYIIDIPSKTIGLSDSGIDKAEKFFKLDNLYDIENVAITHFLDNALRANYIMTYDIDYLVNEDQEVMIIDPFTGRTMEGRRYSDGLHQAIEAKEGVPVQNESKTSASITYQNLFRMYKKLSGMTGTGKTEEEEFREIYNIRVVPIPTNRPIARVDHEDLLYPSLEYKFNAVIADVKRRYEKGQPVLVGTVAVETSDLISQKLVAAGVPHEVLNAKNHYREAQIIMNAGQRGAVTIATNMAGRGTDIKLGPGVRELGGLCVIGTERHESRRIDNQLRGRSGRQGDPGESQFYLSLEDDLMKRFGSERIKVFMERMNLTEEESVIKSKMLTRQVESAQKRVEGNNYDSRKQVLQYDDVMREQREIIYRQRQDVITAARDLAPEIKAMMKRTIERQVAGHFLGSKDEAIDGIIKFAHANLVEDDTLSKATFEAMNQKEIVEELYERALRVYDSQVKKLRDEERVREFQKVLILRVVDNKWTDHIDALDQLRNAVSLRGYAQNNPIVEYQSEAFTMFNDMIGAIEFEVTRLMMKAQIHDNIERERTSQEAHTTAVKNIMPNQSHAIQENVSFEGVDRNDPCPCQSGKKFKNCHGRK, encoded by the coding sequence ATGGTAACAAATGTACTTCGTTCTCTCATTGAAAATGATAAGGGAGAGCTAAGAAAACTTGAGAAAATGGCAGACAAGGTCTTCTCGTATGCCGATGAAATGGAAGCGCTGACTGATGAACAGTTGCAAGCTAAGACAGCAGAATTTAAGGAGCGCTACAATAACGGTGAATCCCTCGACGATCTTTTGTACGAAGCTTATGCGGTAGTCCGTGAAGGAGCTCGACGTGTCTTGGGTCTCTATCCCTACAAGGTTCAGGTTATGGGAGGAATCGTTCTTCACAACGGTGACGTTCCAGAAATGCGTACAGGTGAAGGTAAAACTCTGACTGCAACGATGCCTGTTTATTTGAATGCCTTGTCTGGTCAAGGTGTTCACGTAGTGACGGTTAACGAGTATCTTTCTACCCGTGATGCGACTGAAATGGGTGAATTGTATTCATGGCTTGGTCTATCAGTTGGTATCAACTTAGCTGCTAAATCACCCTTGGAAAAACGTGAGGCCTATAACTGCGATATTACTTATTCGACCAACTCAGAGATTGGTTTTGACTATCTCCGAGACAATATGGTTGTTCGCGCAGAAGACATGGTTCAACGTCCTCTCAATTATGCCTTGGTCGATGAAGTTGACTCAATCTTGATTGATGAAGCTCGTACGCCGTTGATTGTATCTGGTGCACAAGGTTCGGAAACAAACCAGTTGTATTTCTTGGCAGATAATCTTGTTAAATCTTTGACAACAGAAGATTACATCATTGACATTCCATCTAAAACGATTGGACTGTCTGATTCAGGTATTGACAAAGCAGAGAAATTCTTCAAGTTAGATAACCTCTACGATATTGAAAATGTAGCCATTACCCATTTCTTGGATAATGCACTTCGTGCCAACTACATCATGACCTATGATATTGACTATCTGGTCAATGAAGACCAAGAGGTCATGATTATCGATCCATTTACAGGTCGTACGATGGAAGGTCGTCGTTATTCTGATGGACTTCACCAAGCCATCGAAGCTAAGGAAGGTGTACCGGTTCAAAACGAGTCTAAGACAAGTGCCTCTATTACCTACCAAAACCTTTTCCGTATGTATAAAAAGTTATCGGGGATGACGGGTACTGGTAAAACAGAAGAGGAAGAATTCCGTGAAATCTACAACATCCGTGTTGTACCAATTCCAACCAACCGTCCAATCGCGCGTGTTGACCACGAAGATTTACTCTATCCAAGTCTAGAATACAAATTTAATGCCGTTATTGCTGATGTGAAGAGACGCTATGAGAAAGGGCAACCTGTCTTGGTCGGTACAGTTGCGGTTGAAACTTCTGATTTGATTTCTCAAAAATTGGTAGCTGCAGGTGTCCCTCACGAAGTATTGAATGCTAAAAACCACTATCGTGAAGCACAGATTATTATGAATGCTGGTCAGCGTGGTGCGGTCACTATTGCGACCAACATGGCGGGACGCGGTACCGATATTAAGTTAGGTCCAGGTGTACGTGAACTTGGTGGGTTGTGTGTTATTGGTACTGAGCGCCATGAAAGTCGTCGTATTGATAACCAGCTTCGTGGACGTTCAGGTCGTCAAGGGGACCCAGGTGAATCACAATTCTATCTATCTCTCGAAGATGACTTGATGAAACGCTTTGGTTCAGAACGCATCAAAGTATTTATGGAGCGTATGAATCTAACAGAAGAAGAGTCCGTTATCAAGTCTAAAATGTTGACACGTCAAGTTGAATCTGCTCAGAAGCGTGTGGAAGGGAACAACTACGACTCACGTAAACAAGTCCTTCAATATGACGATGTGATGCGTGAGCAACGTGAAATCATCTATCGCCAACGCCAGGATGTTATTACTGCTGCCCGTGATTTGGCTCCTGAAATCAAAGCGATGATGAAACGGACGATTGAACGCCAAGTTGCGGGTCACTTCCTTGGTTCGAAAGATGAAGCTATTGATGGTATTATCAAATTTGCGCATGCAAATCTCGTTGAAGATGATACCTTGAGTAAAGCTACTTTTGAAGCAATGAATCAGAAAGAGATTGTCGAAGAGCTCTATGAACGTGCTTTGAGAGTCTATGATTCGCAAGTGAAAAAATTACGCGATGAAGAACGTGTACGCGAATTCCAGAAAGTTCTTATCCTTCGTGTTGTGGATAACAAATGGACAGACCATATTGATGCCTTGGATCAATTGCGCAATGCAGTCAGTCTTCGTGGATACGCTCAAAACAATCCAATCGTTGAATATCAATCAGAAGCATTTACTATGTTCAACGATATGATTGGGGCTATCGAGTTTGAAGTAACCCGCTTGATGATGAAGGCGCAAATTCATGACAATATTGAGCGTGAGCGTACAAGTCAAGAAGCACATACGACAGCTGTTAAGAATATTATGCCGAACCAATCGCATGCAATTCAGGAGAATGTATCTTTTGAAGGTGTTGATCGTAACGATCCATGCCCATGCCAGTCTGGTAAGAAATTTAAAAATTGTCACGGCCGTAAATAG
- the acpS gene encoding holo-ACP synthase, whose amino-acid sequence MIVGHGIDLQEMEAIESARIKHQGFPKKILTEKEFERYQSLSGRRQLEYLAGRWSAKEALTKALGTGIGKIGFHDIEILNTSKGVPYVTKSPFDGNIWLSISHSGNFVQASVILEEKDD is encoded by the coding sequence ATGATAGTAGGACATGGCATTGACCTTCAGGAGATGGAGGCGATTGAAAGTGCCAGAATCAAACACCAAGGGTTTCCCAAAAAGATTCTCACAGAGAAAGAATTTGAACGGTATCAAAGTCTGTCCGGTCGCCGTCAGCTAGAATATTTAGCTGGACGTTGGTCAGCCAAAGAAGCACTGACCAAGGCCTTGGGGACAGGCATTGGTAAGATAGGATTTCATGATATTGAAATTCTGAATACCAGCAAAGGAGTTCCCTATGTGACGAAGAGTCCCTTTGATGGGAATATTTGGCTCAGCATTAGCCATTCAGGAAATTTTGTACAAGCTAGTGTGATTTTGGAGGAGAAAGATGATTGA
- the scrK gene encoding fructokinase ScrK, with translation MTKLYGSLEAGGTKFVCAVGDENFQVVEKTQFPTTTPYETIERTVEFFKRYEDRLAGIAIGSFGPIDIDQNSQTYGYITSTPKPHWSNIDLLGLIAKEFNIPFYFTTDVNSSAFGETLVRKGVKSLVYYTIGTGIGAGAIQNGEFIGGLGHTEAGHTYVALHPYDVKHEFKGMCPFHNGCLEGLVAGPSLEGRTGIRGELIELNSDVWDVQAYYIAQAAVQATLLYRPQVIVFGGGVMAQEHMLNRVREKFVGLMNDYLPTPDVKEYIVTPAVAENGSATLGNFALAKQVSRNS, from the coding sequence ATGACAAAATTATATGGTAGCTTAGAAGCTGGTGGTACAAAGTTTGTTTGTGCAGTAGGTGATGAGAACTTTCAAGTTGTTGAAAAAACGCAATTTCCAACGACAACTCCTTATGAAACGATTGAGAGAACAGTTGAATTCTTCAAGCGCTATGAAGATCGTTTGGCAGGTATTGCGATAGGTTCTTTCGGTCCAATTGATATTGATCAAAACTCACAGACTTATGGTTACATCACTTCGACACCAAAACCACACTGGTCAAATATTGATTTACTTGGTCTGATTGCTAAGGAATTTAACATTCCATTCTACTTCACGACAGATGTGAATTCATCAGCTTTTGGTGAAACCCTGGTTCGTAAAGGGGTAAAGAGCTTGGTTTACTATACAATCGGTACAGGTATTGGTGCAGGTGCTATTCAGAATGGTGAGTTTATCGGTGGCTTGGGTCATACCGAAGCGGGTCATACTTACGTTGCCCTACACCCTTACGATGTAAAACATGAATTTAAAGGAATGTGTCCATTCCACAATGGGTGTTTGGAAGGCTTAGTTGCAGGTCCTTCTCTTGAAGGTCGTACAGGTATTCGTGGTGAATTGATCGAGCTCAATTCAGACGTTTGGGATGTGCAGGCTTACTACATTGCTCAAGCAGCAGTACAGGCAACCTTGCTTTATCGTCCGCAAGTAATTGTATTTGGTGGAGGAGTTATGGCTCAAGAGCACATGCTTAATCGTGTACGTGAGAAGTTTGTCGGTTTGATGAACGATTATCTCCCAACACCAGATGTCAAAGAATATATCGTAACGCCAGCTGTTGCTGAAAATGGTTCTGCAACTCTTGGGAACTTTGCTTTGGCAAAACAGGTGTCAAGAAATTCATAA